One window of the Halorussus sp. MSC15.2 genome contains the following:
- the aglJ gene encoding S-layer glycoprotein N-glycosyltransferase AglJ, with the protein MAESEDVCVLVPTLNESETIGEVIDGFTSRGYENVLVIDGNSTDGTSDVAREHGARVLQQSGSGKGQAIREAIRHIEAEYVLMLDGDGTYRPEDADAMLDPLVNGEYEHVIGDRFADMEDGAMSRLNQFGNGLFNWVFRHIHGKNFEDILSGYRAFTRESVENFYLDADGFGVETEMAVECVKHGVPTTVVPIRYEARPDGSDTNLHPIRDGGVILVTLYQLAKTSNPLFYFGSMGVLSGLFGTGVAVYVGYEWFVPPRTSHEVLAVVAAFGILFGVQLLMFGVLSDLIVTLHREQMRRLE; encoded by the coding sequence ATGGCCGAAAGCGAGGACGTGTGCGTACTCGTTCCGACGTTGAACGAGAGTGAGACCATCGGCGAGGTCATCGACGGATTTACCAGTCGCGGATACGAGAACGTCCTCGTCATCGACGGCAACTCCACCGACGGGACGTCCGACGTCGCTCGCGAACACGGGGCGCGGGTGTTGCAACAGTCAGGAAGCGGCAAGGGACAGGCAATTCGAGAAGCGATTCGACACATCGAGGCCGAGTACGTCCTGATGCTCGACGGAGACGGGACCTACCGCCCCGAGGACGCGGATGCGATGCTCGACCCCCTCGTGAACGGCGAGTACGAACACGTCATCGGCGACCGGTTCGCCGACATGGAGGACGGTGCGATGAGCCGCCTCAACCAGTTCGGCAACGGACTGTTCAACTGGGTGTTCCGGCACATCCACGGCAAGAACTTCGAGGACATCCTGAGCGGGTATCGGGCGTTCACCCGCGAGTCCGTGGAGAACTTCTACCTCGACGCCGACGGGTTCGGCGTCGAGACCGAGATGGCCGTCGAATGCGTCAAGCACGGCGTGCCGACGACGGTCGTCCCCATCCGGTACGAGGCGCGCCCGGATGGGTCGGACACCAACCTCCACCCGATTCGGGACGGCGGGGTCATCCTCGTCACGCTCTACCAGTTGGCGAAGACGAGCAACCCCCTGTTCTACTTCGGGAGCATGGGCGTCCTCAGCGGACTGTTCGGTACCGGCGTCGCCGTGTACGTGGGATACGAGTGGTTCGTCCCGCCTCGAACCTCCCACGAAGTACTGGCAGTCGTCGCGGCGTTCGGCATCCTGTTCGGCGTGCAACTGCTGATGTTCGGCGTCCTCTCTGACCTCATCGTGACGCTGCACCGTGAGCAGATGCGACGGTTGGAGTGA
- a CDS encoding sulfatase-like hydrolase/transferase: protein MTDTTLLVTVDSLRYDHYQYMTATREFLGESHPATFATNTATPSCFQSIIGGIYPGEVGVDADSNVGVALDSPYKYGVSTNRFLSNRYGYDLGFDEFTAPGRESKGLKDRVAEHMTPQSTLFGIASRVWNVVQEVQQRFSSVDRDYRPAADVVAEFLDATEGRDEWFGWLHFMEPHHPYNPDDGPVSRGEAQQITRRVLNGRASDRDEELARELYRGEVEELDDRLARLWDAIPDDTRVLFVADHGELLGEYGEWGHHATMCPELLRLPLATRNIPIESDVLSLVDVPTLLLGEEYNHGSFERETAFAASNGNHAAMNRDHVATDDGVVTLDGDPAEDDDLLAAKEEFENRASRPVRKDELPHDDLEALGYL from the coding sequence ATGACTGATACGACACTTCTGGTCACGGTCGATTCGCTCCGCTACGACCACTACCAGTACATGACCGCGACGAGGGAGTTCCTCGGCGAATCTCACCCCGCGACGTTCGCGACGAACACCGCCACACCCTCCTGCTTCCAGTCGATTATCGGCGGTATCTACCCCGGCGAGGTCGGCGTCGATGCGGACTCGAACGTCGGCGTCGCGCTCGATTCACCGTACAAGTACGGGGTCTCGACGAATCGCTTCCTCTCGAATCGATACGGCTACGACCTCGGATTCGACGAGTTCACGGCACCGGGGCGAGAGAGCAAGGGACTCAAAGACCGGGTCGCCGAGCACATGACGCCCCAGAGCACGCTGTTCGGCATCGCCTCGCGCGTCTGGAACGTCGTTCAGGAGGTCCAACAGCGCTTCTCCTCGGTGGACCGCGACTACCGCCCCGCCGCCGACGTCGTCGCCGAATTCCTCGACGCGACGGAGGGCCGCGACGAGTGGTTCGGATGGCTCCACTTCATGGAACCCCACCACCCATACAACCCCGACGACGGTCCCGTCTCGCGCGGCGAGGCCCAGCAGATAACGCGTCGCGTCCTCAACGGACGCGCGAGCGACCGCGACGAGGAACTCGCTCGCGAACTCTACCGCGGCGAGGTCGAGGAACTCGACGACCGACTCGCGCGACTCTGGGACGCGATTCCGGACGACACGCGGGTGCTGTTCGTCGCGGACCACGGCGAACTGCTCGGCGAGTACGGCGAGTGGGGTCACCACGCGACCATGTGCCCCGAACTCCTTCGTCTGCCGCTCGCGACCAGAAACATCCCCATCGAGAGCGACGTTCTCAGCCTCGTGGACGTGCCGACCCTCCTGCTCGGCGAGGAGTACAACCACGGTTCGTTCGAGCGCGAGACGGCGTTCGCGGCCTCGAACGGGAACCACGCCGCGATGAACCGCGACCACGTGGCGACCGACGACGGCGTGGTGACCCTCGACGGCGACCCCGCCGAGGACGACGACCTGCTCGCCGCGAAGGAGGAGTTCGAGAACAGAGCGTCCAGACCGGTGCGGAAGGACGAACTCCCCCACGACGACCTCGAAGCACTGGGCTACCTCTGA
- a CDS encoding LTA synthase family protein → MTFGDWIEESRDRIRHDGVKKGAYASAQEFWAGALGHFGRHVWNYGESVHDKDWDVLLVLDACRIDLLADVADETSYDVLDGFDPDRDATNSVASRSPEWIAKTFDPETYADELSGTAYVTANPHSRDVPDPDSLYLFDEVWKYGWDTDYGVVPPRAMTDRAIDVWREHDPDQMIVHYMQPHLPFRSLVDEYPEWFRFEVGLDNPAPSQHKTLWRRLRDREVPHDLVWEAYCDNLEWVLDDMALLSENLDADTVAISSDHGNAMGEWWVYGHQSPIPIPALKRVPWVTFSATDTGEYEPELEAEDVEVSEAEYEDRLKNLGYL, encoded by the coding sequence ATGACATTCGGTGACTGGATTGAGGAGAGTCGAGACAGAATCAGACACGACGGTGTCAAGAAGGGCGCGTACGCGTCTGCGCAGGAGTTCTGGGCCGGTGCGCTCGGTCACTTCGGCCGTCACGTCTGGAACTACGGCGAGTCGGTTCACGACAAAGACTGGGACGTGCTGCTCGTCCTCGACGCCTGTAGAATCGACCTGCTGGCCGACGTGGCCGACGAGACGTCGTACGACGTCCTCGACGGCTTCGACCCGGACCGCGACGCGACCAACTCGGTCGCGTCGCGGTCGCCCGAGTGGATAGCGAAGACGTTCGACCCCGAAACGTACGCCGACGAGCTTTCGGGGACGGCGTACGTCACGGCGAACCCGCACTCGCGAGACGTCCCCGACCCCGACTCGCTGTATCTCTTCGACGAAGTGTGGAAGTACGGATGGGACACCGACTACGGGGTCGTCCCGCCGCGAGCCATGACCGACCGGGCTATCGACGTGTGGCGCGAGCACGACCCGGACCAGATGATAGTCCACTACATGCAACCGCATCTACCGTTCCGCTCGCTGGTGGACGAGTACCCCGAGTGGTTCCGGTTCGAGGTCGGACTCGACAACCCCGCACCCAGTCAGCACAAGACGCTCTGGCGGCGACTCCGCGACCGCGAGGTGCCCCACGACCTCGTGTGGGAGGCCTACTGCGACAACCTCGAATGGGTTCTCGACGATATGGCATTGCTGTCGGAGAACCTCGACGCCGACACCGTGGCCATCTCCAGCGACCACGGGAACGCGATGGGCGAGTGGTGGGTGTACGGCCACCAGAGTCCGATTCCGATACCCGCACTCAAACGCGTCCCGTGGGTCACGTTCTCCGCGACCGACACCGGGGAGTACGAACCCGAACTGGAGGCCGAAGACGTCGAGGTGAGCGAGGCGGAGTACGAGGACCGACTCAAGAATCTCGGATACCTATGA
- a CDS encoding glycosyltransferase, which yields MNDQSIAIAHGNYLERGGAEALSDELARTFDAPLYYGFGSDEHVSEDVDARSLYEDSPLSAVKKSVFLRDLYYAWNAQRIPELTDYDVVVLSKNELSWYVPEDEQVVVHYTHSTPRVPYDLFQQRADSLFSRLYAFVARTMFLPNTKFPDKFVANSELVARRLRRYWGVPDEKVEVVYPPVNVDQYENRETEEYYLTYSRLIPEKRIDDIVRAFEALDAKLVVGGAGDEREELERLAPDNVEFVGYMSEEEKVRRLGEAKAVLFNAMNEDFGIIPVEAFASGTPVLGVNEGYTKYQILDGENGRLHDPDPASIRDSVEAFERDGVEWNADEIAAFAERFGADRFREQMREVVADAVEAAAIEPHAKQTTIEQL from the coding sequence ATGAACGACCAGTCCATCGCCATCGCCCACGGGAACTACCTCGAACGGGGCGGTGCCGAAGCGTTGTCGGACGAACTCGCTCGCACGTTCGACGCACCGCTGTACTACGGATTCGGAAGCGACGAACACGTCTCCGAGGACGTGGACGCACGGAGCCTCTACGAAGACTCCCCGCTTTCGGCGGTGAAGAAGTCGGTGTTCCTCCGGGACCTCTACTACGCGTGGAACGCCCAGCGCATCCCCGAACTCACCGACTACGACGTGGTCGTCCTCTCGAAGAACGAACTCAGCTGGTACGTCCCCGAGGACGAACAGGTCGTGGTTCACTACACGCACAGCACGCCGCGGGTTCCCTACGACCTGTTCCAACAGCGCGCGGACTCGCTCTTCTCGCGGCTCTACGCGTTCGTCGCCCGGACGATGTTCCTCCCGAACACGAAGTTCCCAGACAAGTTCGTGGCGAACAGCGAACTCGTCGCCCGACGCCTCCGTCGCTACTGGGGCGTCCCCGACGAGAAGGTCGAGGTCGTCTATCCGCCCGTGAACGTGGACCAGTACGAAAATCGCGAGACCGAAGAGTACTACCTAACCTACTCCCGACTGATTCCCGAGAAGCGCATCGACGACATCGTTCGTGCCTTCGAGGCGCTCGACGCCAAACTGGTCGTCGGCGGGGCGGGCGACGAGCGCGAGGAACTCGAACGACTCGCCCCCGACAACGTCGAGTTCGTCGGCTACATGTCCGAAGAGGAGAAGGTCCGGCGGCTCGGCGAGGCGAAGGCCGTCCTGTTCAACGCGATGAACGAGGACTTCGGCATCATCCCGGTCGAAGCGTTCGCCAGCGGGACGCCCGTGCTCGGCGTGAACGAGGGGTACACCAAGTACCAGATTCTCGACGGCGAGAACGGTCGCCTCCACGACCCGGACCCCGCGAGCATCCGCGACTCCGTCGAGGCGTTCGAGCGAGACGGCGTCGAGTGGAACGCCGACGAGATAGCGGCGTTCGCCGAGCGCTTCGGGGCCGACCGCTTCAGAGAACAGATGCGCGAAGTCGTCGCGGACGCCGTCGAGGCGGCCGCCATCGAACCGCACGCGAAGCAAACGACGATTGAACAACTATGA
- a CDS encoding archaellin/type IV pilin N-terminal domain-containing protein, giving the protein MTRNHLSAVKDRIEGAVNDRGQVGIGTLIVFIAMVLVAAIAAGVLINTAGFLQTKSEQTGQESSAQVSNRVQVVSAFGNVGNERVKDISLTVMRGSGADDINLSAATIEWIGPEKAKTLVYGDKANATQFTVKTIKDPDKSSPVLNTQDDRLEVNMSASSISSQGLGEGEEVKLKLTTQYGAVTLYRANVPQSLSQESAVTV; this is encoded by the coding sequence ATGACACGAAACCATCTCTCAGCAGTCAAAGATAGAATCGAGGGCGCGGTCAACGACCGCGGCCAGGTGGGTATCGGTACACTCATCGTGTTCATCGCGATGGTGCTGGTCGCCGCAATCGCGGCGGGCGTTCTCATCAACACGGCAGGGTTCCTCCAGACGAAGTCCGAGCAGACCGGTCAGGAGTCCAGCGCGCAGGTCTCGAACCGCGTGCAGGTCGTGAGTGCGTTCGGTAACGTCGGCAACGAGCGAGTGAAAGACATCAGTCTGACGGTCATGCGCGGGTCCGGGGCCGACGACATCAATCTCTCGGCCGCCACGATAGAGTGGATTGGTCCGGAGAAAGCCAAGACTCTCGTGTACGGTGACAAGGCTAACGCGACACAGTTCACCGTCAAGACCATCAAAGACCCAGACAAGTCCTCTCCCGTCCTCAACACGCAGGACGACCGCCTCGAAGTCAACATGAGTGCTTCGAGTATCAGCTCTCAGGGTCTCGGTGAAGGTGAGGAAGTCAAACTGAAGCTCACCACGCAGTACGGGGCAGTGACGCTCTACCGCGCCAACGTCCCGCAGTCGCTCTCCCAAGAGAGCGCAGTCACGGTCTAA
- a CDS encoding hydrolase, whose protein sequence is MTFADWVAETRTRFRTMGAKRGAVASANEFWVGMLRRFGRDVWNYGEPIYERDWDVLLVLDACRVDLMREVAAEEGDRFPFLDPDFETFDSAASMSKEWMEKNFGDEYADEKANTAYVSGNPFTRDLDPDEFGLLDEVWRYAWDDERDLMPPRPLTDRAIEVERNRDPDRLIVHYLQPHVPFRSMPDAGFRWGDPEENFGVKDGGTGEERGPWHRLLDGDLSRDELWQGYRDNLEWVLEDVALFLDNADADTVVISSDHANAMGEWWCYAHPDYVPIPALKRVPWIETSATDTGAYEPELEREDDAEDEQGDDVEQRLSALGYK, encoded by the coding sequence ATGACGTTCGCCGACTGGGTAGCGGAGACCCGGACGCGGTTCCGGACGATGGGCGCGAAGCGAGGGGCCGTCGCCTCGGCGAACGAGTTCTGGGTCGGGATGCTCCGGCGGTTCGGCCGCGACGTCTGGAACTACGGAGAACCCATCTACGAGCGAGACTGGGACGTCCTGCTCGTCCTCGACGCGTGCCGAGTGGACCTGATGCGGGAGGTCGCCGCCGAAGAGGGTGACCGCTTCCCGTTCCTCGACCCGGACTTCGAGACGTTCGACTCGGCCGCGTCGATGTCCAAGGAGTGGATGGAGAAGAACTTCGGCGACGAGTACGCCGACGAGAAGGCGAACACGGCGTACGTCTCGGGCAACCCGTTCACCCGCGACCTCGACCCCGACGAGTTCGGCCTGTTGGACGAGGTGTGGCGCTACGCGTGGGACGACGAGCGCGACCTGATGCCGCCGCGGCCGCTAACCGACCGAGCGATAGAAGTCGAGCGAAACCGCGACCCGGACCGGCTCATCGTCCACTATCTGCAACCCCACGTCCCGTTTCGCTCGATGCCCGACGCCGGATTCCGGTGGGGCGACCCCGAGGAGAACTTCGGGGTCAAGGACGGCGGAACCGGCGAGGAGCGCGGCCCGTGGCACCGACTCCTCGACGGCGACCTCTCTCGGGACGAACTGTGGCAGGGCTACCGGGACAACCTCGAATGGGTCCTCGAAGACGTCGCGCTCTTCCTCGACAACGCCGACGCCGACACCGTGGTCATCTCCAGCGACCACGCGAACGCGATGGGCGAGTGGTGGTGTTACGCTCACCCCGACTACGTCCCGATTCCGGCGTTGAAACGCGTCCCGTGGATAGAAACCAGCGCGACCGACACCGGAGCGTACGAACCCGAACTGGAGAGAGAGGACGACGCCGAAGACGAACAAGGAGACGACGTTGAACAGCGTTTAAGCGCGCTTGGGTACAAGTGA
- a CDS encoding acyl-CoA synthetase, with protein sequence MVDGHNLHDYDEVRESFSWDDIYAEADWDAPGELNVGHEVCDRHARNREKVALYQVSEDGDLTKTTFWELADRSSQFANVLEDLGVERGDRVFSYMPRIPEHYVALVGTLKRGAVFGGVNERFGPDGISYRLDDCDASVVVTTSDNRETVGEALEDAPSVEHVITVDRSDGSDEGVTSDDVAFGEALDAASKEYEPARTSGEDDALLYYTSGTTGPAKGVRHKQRWVAGVAATQKYAVDLRPGDLYWSTADLGWLTGPINTLGAWFWGASLFTYEGEFDPETWADLLDEYPISVLFSVPTAYRMLREKDHVLEDVNLDLRHALSIGEPLSAGVVDWGEETLGVTIHDTYGQTETGNMIINNYPTMELKPGSMGKPLPGIEADVVDPETGEPMDPGETGEIAQRGDYPCFFAEYWQKPEKTADCFVDGPDGEWYLSGDLARKDEDGYFWFEGRADDVIISSGYRIGPFEVESSLGEHPAVAEAAVVPKPDRERGNIVKAYVVTSDDAEAGDGLAEDIRTHVRDELSAHEYPREIEFVDELPKTVTGKIRRTELQDDAQQEAEVEEE encoded by the coding sequence ATGGTGGACGGTCACAACCTACACGACTACGACGAGGTGCGCGAATCGTTCTCTTGGGACGACATCTACGCGGAGGCCGACTGGGACGCGCCCGGAGAACTCAACGTGGGCCACGAGGTCTGCGACCGCCACGCCCGAAACAGGGAGAAAGTCGCGCTGTATCAGGTGAGCGAGGACGGCGACCTCACGAAGACGACGTTCTGGGAGTTGGCCGACCGCTCCAGTCAGTTCGCCAACGTCCTCGAAGACCTCGGCGTCGAGCGGGGCGACCGGGTGTTCTCGTACATGCCCCGGATTCCCGAGCACTACGTCGCGCTGGTCGGGACGCTCAAGCGCGGCGCGGTGTTCGGCGGCGTCAACGAGCGGTTCGGCCCGGACGGTATCTCGTACCGACTCGACGACTGCGACGCCTCGGTCGTGGTGACCACGAGCGACAACCGCGAGACGGTCGGGGAGGCGCTCGAAGACGCACCCTCGGTCGAACACGTCATCACGGTGGACCGGAGCGACGGGTCGGACGAGGGAGTGACCTCGGACGACGTGGCGTTCGGCGAAGCGCTCGACGCCGCGAGCAAAGAGTACGAACCGGCCAGAACGAGCGGCGAGGACGACGCGCTGCTCTACTACACCAGCGGGACGACCGGCCCAGCGAAGGGCGTCCGCCACAAGCAGCGGTGGGTCGCGGGCGTCGCGGCGACCCAGAAGTACGCGGTGGACCTCCGACCCGGCGACCTCTACTGGTCCACCGCCGACCTCGGGTGGCTCACGGGTCCCATCAACACCCTCGGCGCGTGGTTCTGGGGCGCGTCGCTGTTCACCTACGAGGGCGAGTTCGACCCCGAGACGTGGGCCGACCTGCTCGACGAGTACCCGATTTCGGTCCTGTTCAGCGTGCCCACGGCCTACCGGATGCTCCGCGAGAAGGACCACGTTCTGGAGGACGTGAATCTGGACCTCCGCCACGCCCTCTCCATCGGCGAACCGCTCTCGGCGGGGGTCGTGGACTGGGGCGAGGAGACGCTGGGGGTCACCATCCACGACACCTACGGCCAGACCGAGACGGGCAACATGATAATCAACAACTACCCGACGATGGAACTCAAGCCGGGGAGCATGGGCAAGCCCCTGCCCGGCATCGAGGCCGACGTGGTGGACCCCGAGACGGGCGAACCGATGGACCCGGGCGAGACCGGCGAAATCGCCCAGCGCGGCGACTACCCCTGCTTCTTCGCGGAGTACTGGCAGAAGCCCGAGAAGACCGCCGACTGCTTCGTGGACGGACCCGACGGAGAGTGGTACCTCTCGGGGGACCTCGCCAGAAAGGACGAGGACGGCTACTTCTGGTTCGAGGGCCGCGCGGACGACGTGATAATCTCGTCGGGCTACCGTATCGGCCCGTTCGAGGTCGAGAGTTCGCTCGGCGAACACCCCGCGGTCGCGGAGGCCGCGGTCGTTCCCAAACCCGACCGCGAGCGCGGTAACATCGTGAAGGCCTACGTCGTCACGAGCGACGATGCCGAGGCCGGGGATGGTCTCGCAGAGGACATCCGGACCCACGTCCGCGACGAACTCTCGGCCCACGAGTACCCCCGAGAAATCGAGTTCGTCGACGAACTCCCGAAGACGGTGACGGGGAAGATTCGCCGGACGGAACTGCAGGACGACGCTCAACAGGAGGCCGAGGTCGAGGAGGAGTAG
- a CDS encoding penicillin acylase family protein has translation MDIDTTRRALVAAIVGGGTVGGSLSPVRGYLDRFAPHSGSAWRDATDRTDRRVESPYGAAEVRYDDYGTAHVEADGELALYFAVGYAQAADRLFQMDLQRRVMGGELSEVVGERALDSDEFHVQMDFAGGAAANLELLSDTPTGDAVEAFAEGVNACRERESLPIEFGLLDYEPDPWTPADTMLMEQQISWGLTGSFWTLRRELLARTFGADAAEQLYPFRMDHDAPILRENGGTGDTGDQQAGRTVTPSGAFADADLLDWLGEFESPPGVGSNSWVVSGEQTASGEPIVANDPHLSLMAPPVWYEMNLRTDSVSVRGVTFPGVPFVVIGENTAGAWGFTNSGADVIDFYRYETDDAGDRYRYRGEWREFDTEERTIGVAGGEDRTVSVRKTVHGPVIEREGQQVGVSWTGHTATRTSRAIHRYSKTEGMDDFLAATRKMDLPTQNVVYADREGNTLFYVTGKIPIRRIDGEEVWGTRVFDGSAGEAEWEGFEPFGVSSWEGFVPFEEKPHAVNPDYVGTANQRIEDDPDHYIGEQYSTPYRGQRLYELLDRRAASEKRMHPQFMRRVQRDAKSARAEQLRDELVSAAEGRDGLGDAVATLREWDARMTRDSRAALVFAKWAEQFRSETFADEFDAAGLDESYYPNDWVLANLPADSRWFGDEGRETVMVRALRAALDGIEAGATYGDYNTTETVTHPFDQSFLNYPAYPTDGSPYTLNNYRKESAVGSSWRMVCPMADRERSVCVLPGGNSGEYFSGHYDDQLRLWADGKYKSMSRDLAGESAIRFTDAGEGER, from the coding sequence ATGGACATCGATACCACGCGACGTGCGCTCGTCGCCGCCATCGTGGGCGGCGGGACCGTCGGCGGGTCGCTCTCGCCGGTCCGGGGTTACCTCGACAGGTTCGCCCCGCACTCCGGGTCGGCGTGGCGCGACGCGACAGACCGCACGGACCGACGCGTCGAGAGTCCGTACGGCGCAGCCGAGGTGCGTTACGACGACTACGGGACCGCCCACGTCGAGGCGGACGGCGAACTGGCGCTCTACTTCGCGGTCGGGTACGCGCAGGCCGCCGACCGACTGTTCCAGATGGACCTCCAGCGTCGGGTGATGGGCGGCGAACTCTCGGAAGTCGTGGGCGAGCGAGCGCTGGACTCCGACGAGTTCCACGTGCAGATGGACTTCGCGGGCGGCGCGGCGGCGAATCTGGAACTCCTCTCGGACACTCCGACCGGCGACGCGGTCGAAGCGTTCGCCGAGGGCGTGAACGCCTGTCGGGAGCGGGAGTCGCTGCCCATCGAATTTGGTCTGCTCGACTACGAACCCGACCCGTGGACTCCCGCCGACACGATGCTGATGGAGCAACAGATATCGTGGGGGCTGACCGGGAGTTTCTGGACGCTCCGGCGCGAACTGCTCGCCCGGACGTTCGGCGCGGACGCCGCTGAACAGTTGTACCCCTTCCGGATGGACCACGACGCGCCGATTCTCCGGGAGAACGGTGGCACGGGCGACACGGGCGACCAGCAGGCAGGGCGGACCGTCACTCCTTCGGGGGCGTTCGCCGACGCGGACCTGCTCGATTGGCTCGGCGAGTTCGAGTCCCCGCCGGGCGTCGGGTCGAACAGTTGGGTCGTCTCCGGCGAGCAGACCGCGAGCGGAGAACCCATCGTGGCCAACGACCCGCACCTCTCGCTGATGGCTCCGCCGGTCTGGTACGAGATGAACCTCCGGACCGACAGCGTGAGCGTCCGCGGGGTCACCTTCCCGGGCGTCCCGTTCGTGGTCATCGGCGAGAACACCGCCGGAGCGTGGGGGTTCACCAACTCCGGGGCCGACGTCATCGACTTCTACAGGTACGAGACAGACGACGCGGGCGACCGCTACCGCTACCGGGGTGAGTGGCGCGAGTTCGACACCGAGGAGCGGACTATCGGGGTCGCCGGCGGCGAGGACCGGACCGTCTCGGTCCGGAAGACTGTCCACGGGCCGGTAATCGAACGCGAGGGCCAGCAGGTGGGCGTCTCGTGGACCGGTCATACCGCGACCCGGACCTCGCGGGCGATTCACCGCTACAGCAAGACCGAGGGGATGGACGACTTCCTCGCGGCGACCCGGAAGATGGACCTGCCGACACAGAACGTCGTCTACGCCGACAGAGAGGGTAACACCCTGTTCTACGTGACGGGGAAGATTCCGATTCGGCGGATAGATGGCGAAGAAGTGTGGGGAACGCGGGTCTTCGACGGGTCCGCGGGCGAGGCCGAATGGGAGGGCTTCGAACCCTTCGGCGTCTCCTCGTGGGAGGGGTTCGTCCCCTTCGAGGAGAAACCGCACGCCGTCAATCCCGACTACGTCGGCACCGCGAACCAGCGCATCGAGGACGACCCCGACCACTACATCGGCGAGCAGTACAGCACGCCGTACCGCGGTCAGCGCCTCTACGAACTGCTCGACCGGCGGGCCGCCTCCGAAAAACGCATGCACCCCCAGTTCATGCGACGCGTCCAGCGCGACGCCAAGTCGGCCCGCGCCGAGCAGTTGCGCGACGAACTGGTCTCGGCCGCGGAGGGGCGCGACGGTCTCGGAGACGCGGTGGCGACCCTCCGCGAGTGGGACGCCCGGATGACCCGCGACTCGCGGGCCGCGCTCGTCTTCGCGAAGTGGGCCGAGCAGTTCCGGAGCGAGACGTTCGCCGACGAGTTCGACGCGGCGGGTCTCGACGAGTCGTACTACCCGAACGACTGGGTGTTGGCGAATTTGCCCGCCGACAGTCGGTGGTTCGGCGACGAGGGCCGCGAGACCGTGATGGTCCGGGCGCTCCGGGCGGCCCTCGACGGAATCGAAGCCGGCGCGACCTACGGCGACTACAACACCACCGAGACCGTCACCCACCCGTTCGACCAGTCGTTCCTGAACTACCCGGCGTACCCGACCGACGGGTCGCCCTACACGCTGAACAACTACCGGAAGGAGTCGGCGGTCGGGAGCAGTTGGCGGATGGTCTGCCCGATGGCCGACCGCGAACGGTCGGTCTGCGTCCTGCCGGGCGGCAACTCCGGCGAGTACTTCTCGGGCCACTACGACGACCAGCTCCGACTCTGGGCCGACGGGAAGTACAAGTCGATGAGTCGGGACCTCGCGGGCGAGAGCGCCATCCGTTTCACGGACGCAGGGGAGGGCGAGCGATGA